From Streptomyces sp. Edi4, one genomic window encodes:
- a CDS encoding recombinase family protein, with translation MLFGLGASVYGWDDPFGRLFLQTLAMVAEFEANLNHLRTREGMAIAKRKGKLNGKQPKLRVSVRRSIRCHTGRTRDPCDKVPGRRPRPRRALVTGLACP, from the coding sequence GTGCTGTTCGGCCTGGGCGCCTCGGTCTACGGCTGGGACGACCCGTTCGGCCGGCTGTTCCTGCAAACCCTGGCGATGGTCGCCGAGTTCGAGGCCAACCTCAACCACCTGCGCACCCGCGAGGGCATGGCCATCGCCAAGCGCAAGGGCAAACTGAATGGCAAGCAGCCCAAGCTGCGCGTGTCCGTGCGACGCTCCATCCGCTGCCACACCGGCCGGACCCGGGACCCGTGCGACAAGGTCCCGGGCCGCCGGCCTCGCCCGAGGCGCGCCCTGGTTACGGGCCTGGCGTGCCCCTAG
- a CDS encoding VOC family protein, translating to MSHDQQYPHGSALPTTGVHLNHTAIYASDRHLSAEFLAVVLGLKVAAPFGPFLPVDLGNGVTLDYYEKRDEPIQSQHYAFLVPDEQFDGVIARLEAVGVTYYADPSHTEPGRINRLFGGRGAYFDDPDGHNMEVMTRPYARP from the coding sequence ATGTCCCATGACCAGCAGTACCCGCATGGCTCTGCCCTGCCGACCACCGGCGTCCACTTGAACCACACGGCCATCTACGCGAGCGACCGACACCTGTCAGCCGAGTTCCTTGCCGTGGTCCTTGGTCTGAAGGTCGCCGCTCCGTTCGGGCCGTTCCTGCCCGTCGACCTGGGCAACGGCGTGACCCTCGATTACTACGAGAAGAGGGACGAGCCGATCCAGTCGCAGCACTACGCCTTCCTCGTCCCCGACGAGCAGTTCGACGGTGTGATCGCCCGTCTGGAGGCGGTGGGGGTCACCTACTACGCCGACCCCAGCCATACCGAACCCGGGCGGATCAACCGCCTGTTCGGGGGTCGCGGCGCCTACTTCGACGACCCGGACGGTCACAACATGGAGGTCATGACCCGGCCCTACGCCCGCCCCTAG
- a CDS encoding DUF4232 domain-containing protein, which translates to MKLTRIAAVAALGVAATFSLTACNGDDSASGSAATGSSAASAPSAAAPDGGSNDSGGGSTSSNGGSASSGGGSSAGKGKSGSGKGAANGAVNGTAKGDGKTTFCKTADLAIDAQNAAPDKTSGRVNITMINRGSTTCSATGFAGVDIKDADHTSNPIARGQAQPRVTTLKPGDAAVFDLAYTIDSSGNSLSHPTNILVTPPNETHTITLDWPSGAGQVKGSYADVQVYPTHNTN; encoded by the coding sequence ATGAAGCTCACCCGCATCGCCGCAGTCGCCGCGCTCGGTGTCGCCGCCACGTTCTCCCTGACCGCCTGCAACGGTGACGACTCCGCGTCGGGCTCCGCCGCCACCGGCTCCTCGGCCGCCTCCGCCCCCTCCGCCGCGGCCCCGGACGGCGGCTCGAATGACTCGGGCGGCGGCTCGACGTCCTCCAACGGCGGCTCGGCCTCCTCGGGCGGCGGATCGTCCGCCGGCAAGGGCAAGTCCGGCTCCGGCAAGGGTGCCGCGAACGGTGCCGTGAACGGTACGGCGAAGGGCGACGGCAAGACCACGTTCTGCAAGACCGCGGACCTCGCCATCGACGCGCAGAACGCCGCGCCCGACAAGACCTCCGGCCGCGTCAACATCACCATGATCAACCGGGGTTCCACGACCTGCTCCGCGACCGGGTTCGCCGGCGTCGACATCAAGGACGCCGACCACACCTCCAACCCCATAGCCCGGGGTCAGGCCCAGCCGCGCGTCACCACGCTCAAGCCCGGTGACGCCGCCGTCTTCGACCTCGCGTACACGATTGACTCCAGCGGCAACAGCCTCTCGCACCCCACCAACATCCTGGTGACGCCGCCGAACGAGACCCACACCATCACCCTGGACTGGCCGTCCGGTGCGGGCCAGGTCAAGGGCTCCTACGCCGACGTGCAGGTCTACCCCACGCACAACACCAACTGA
- a CDS encoding DUF397 domain-containing protein, protein MNTQRAWFKSSYSSDEGDACIEIAHAWRKSSYSGDEGGACVEVATHPSAIHVRDSKDPEGPTLTLNPTTWQGFLHTL, encoded by the coding sequence ATGAACACCCAACGCGCGTGGTTCAAGTCCAGCTACAGCAGCGACGAGGGCGACGCTTGCATCGAGATCGCTCACGCCTGGCGCAAGTCGAGCTACAGCGGCGATGAGGGCGGCGCCTGCGTCGAGGTGGCGACCCACCCCTCGGCGATCCACGTCCGGGACTCCAAGGACCCCGAGGGCCCGACCCTCACCCTGAACCCCACCACGTGGCAGGGCTTCCTGCATACCCTCTGA
- a CDS encoding DUF397 domain-containing protein — translation MSNALEWFKSSYSSDEGGECVEIACAWRKSSYSGSEGGECVEVAAHPSAIHIRDSKNPKGPTLTLNPTAWQGFLSTL, via the coding sequence ATGAGCAACGCACTGGAGTGGTTCAAGTCCAGCTACAGCAGCGACGAGGGCGGCGAGTGCGTCGAAATCGCCTGCGCCTGGCGCAAGTCGAGTTACAGCGGAAGCGAGGGCGGTGAGTGCGTCGAGGTGGCAGCCCACCCGTCCGCGATCCACATCCGGGACTCGAAGAACCCGAAGGGCCCGACCCTCACCCTGAACCCCACCGCCTGGCAGGGGTTCCTGAGCACCCTCTGA
- a CDS encoding helix-turn-helix transcriptional regulator — MATRKNTSAMRMLGAQLACFRRAAGYTQRTLAEAVCADLETIASIEQGRRVLKPELARTFDRLLDTKGALEVAVENMPEVDKYPLWAEKYMDEERVAIALCFYANQVLPGLLQNEEYARAVFSSRVPPYSEDEIAFHLSNRLDRQAILHRSEPPTLSFVLSEVIVRDRLGGQTVYRGMLQHLTECARLPGLALQIMPLGRETHAALAGAFILLETPRFQHLAYTETQRGSQFVADPDEVSILARKYAMLRTQALNTEESMALLERLLGEQ; from the coding sequence ATGGCCACCCGAAAAAACACGTCGGCGATGCGCATGCTGGGCGCCCAGCTCGCCTGCTTCCGCCGCGCAGCCGGTTACACCCAGCGAACTCTGGCCGAGGCGGTGTGCGCGGACCTGGAGACGATCGCCTCGATCGAGCAGGGACGCCGGGTCCTGAAGCCCGAACTGGCCCGAACCTTTGACCGGTTGCTGGACACCAAGGGTGCGCTGGAGGTGGCGGTCGAAAACATGCCGGAGGTGGACAAGTACCCGCTGTGGGCCGAGAAGTACATGGATGAGGAGCGGGTGGCCATCGCCCTCTGCTTCTACGCGAACCAAGTCCTACCGGGCCTGCTCCAGAACGAGGAGTACGCCCGCGCGGTGTTCAGCAGTCGCGTACCGCCATACAGCGAGGACGAGATCGCCTTCCACCTCAGCAACCGCCTCGATCGGCAGGCCATACTGCACCGCAGCGAGCCACCGACACTGAGCTTCGTGCTCTCGGAGGTGATCGTCCGCGACCGGCTCGGCGGCCAGACCGTATACCGGGGAATGCTCCAGCACCTCACGGAGTGCGCCCGTCTCCCTGGGCTCGCCCTCCAGATCATGCCACTGGGGCGCGAGACCCACGCTGCCCTCGCCGGCGCCTTCATCCTCTTGGAAACCCCGCGATTCCAGCACCTCGCCTATACGGAAACTCAGCGTGGCAGCCAGTTCGTGGCCGACCCCGATGAGGTAAGCATTCTGGCGCGCAAGTATGCGATGCTGCGAACACAGGCCCTCAACACCGAAGAGTCGATGGCCCTGTTGGAGCGGCTGCTAGGAGAGCAATGA
- a CDS encoding ATP-binding protein — protein MNENEIRERFYPTRRQSVPGAREFAEWAVSDWGFAHRRDDVLLCVSELATNALLHGVPPGRGFLLRVALCDGAVLRVEVQDSGGGIPRVADGGADMADEGGRGLLLVEALADKWGVGERDPGKSVWCEFVCPGPGAGPGAGPGVSPADNGPE, from the coding sequence ATGAACGAGAACGAAATCCGCGAACGCTTCTACCCCACGCGGCGCCAATCCGTGCCCGGGGCGCGGGAGTTCGCCGAGTGGGCCGTGTCCGACTGGGGGTTCGCGCACCGGCGGGACGACGTGCTGCTCTGTGTCAGTGAGCTGGCCACCAACGCGCTGCTGCACGGGGTGCCGCCCGGGCGGGGTTTTCTGCTGCGGGTGGCGTTGTGCGACGGGGCCGTGCTGCGGGTCGAGGTGCAGGACAGCGGGGGCGGTATCCCCCGGGTCGCGGACGGGGGCGCGGACATGGCCGACGAGGGCGGGCGCGGGCTGCTGCTCGTCGAGGCGTTGGCCGACAAGTGGGGCGTGGGGGAGCGGGACCCGGGCAAGTCGGTGTGGTGTGAGTTCGTCTGTCCGGGACCAGGGGCGGGCCCAGGAGCGGGCCCAGGAGTGAGCCCCGCCGACAACGGTCCAGAATGA
- a CDS encoding PLP-dependent aminotransferase family protein, giving the protein MPAAPVPPLAARATSVGASPVREILALTARPEVISFAGGLPAPELFDGAGLAAAFRAVMEEQAATALQYSTTEGSPALRAATAARLVGRGLATEPDDLLITSGSQQGLTLLAAALLEPGDVVLVENPCYLAALQVFGFAGARVVAVPCDEEGPDPDALDALVVRERPKLFYSVPTFQNPTGHTMTVERRRAVADVAARRGLWIVEDDPYGELRYEGAHVPWISAYEAAADRTVLLGSYSKIMAPGLRIGWMRAPHDLLRACVIAKQASDLHTPTVNQLAAARYLVDRDLDAHLARLRTAYGERRDAMLAGLPDALPDGSTWNRPEGGMFLWVQLPDGLDATDLLRKVVEYDVAYVPGAPFFAGTPDPAALRLCFATSAPDEIREGLTRLGQALKG; this is encoded by the coding sequence ATGCCCGCCGCCCCCGTGCCCCCGCTCGCCGCCCGCGCCACGTCCGTCGGAGCCTCCCCGGTACGGGAGATCCTGGCGCTGACCGCCCGGCCCGAAGTGATCTCCTTCGCCGGCGGACTTCCCGCGCCCGAGCTGTTCGACGGCGCGGGCCTGGCCGCCGCGTTCCGCGCGGTCATGGAGGAGCAGGCGGCCACCGCGCTCCAGTACTCCACGACCGAGGGAAGCCCCGCGCTGCGCGCCGCCACTGCCGCGCGGCTCGTGGGGCGCGGGCTTGCCACGGAACCCGACGACCTGCTGATCACGTCCGGCTCGCAGCAGGGGCTCACCCTCCTCGCCGCCGCCCTGCTCGAACCCGGTGACGTCGTCCTGGTCGAAAACCCCTGCTACCTCGCCGCGTTGCAGGTCTTCGGCTTCGCCGGGGCCCGCGTCGTCGCCGTGCCCTGCGACGAGGAAGGGCCCGACCCGGACGCCCTCGACGCCCTCGTCGTCCGCGAGCGGCCCAAGCTCTTCTACTCCGTGCCCACCTTCCAGAACCCCACCGGCCACACCATGACCGTCGAGCGGCGCCGGGCCGTCGCCGACGTCGCCGCGCGGCGCGGGCTGTGGATCGTCGAGGACGATCCGTACGGCGAACTGCGGTACGAGGGCGCGCACGTGCCGTGGATCTCCGCGTACGAGGCCGCCGCCGACCGTACCGTCCTGCTCGGCAGCTACTCCAAGATCATGGCGCCCGGCCTGCGCATCGGCTGGATGCGCGCCCCGCACGACCTGCTGCGCGCCTGCGTCATAGCCAAGCAGGCCTCCGACCTGCACACCCCGACCGTCAACCAGCTCGCCGCCGCCCGCTATCTCGTCGACCGCGATCTCGACGCCCACCTCGCCCGGCTGCGGACCGCCTACGGTGAGCGCAGGGACGCCATGCTCGCCGGCCTCCCCGACGCCCTGCCCGACGGCTCCACCTGGAACCGGCCCGAGGGCGGCATGTTCCTGTGGGTCCAGCTCCCGGACGGCCTCGACGCGACTGACCTGCTGCGCAAGGTGGTCGAGTACGACGTCGCGTACGTCCCGGGCGCGCCGTTCTTCGCCGGGACCCCCGACCCCGCCGCCCTGCGCCTGTGTTTCGCCACCTCGGCGCCGGACGAGATCCGCGAAGGGCTCACCCGGCTCGGCCAGGCCCTCAAGGGGTGA
- a CDS encoding helix-turn-helix domain-containing protein yields MARMEHPRPENARPGDPSPAGPAPAEPSPHQAVLDEVGPRLRRLRARRGLSLSGLSARTGISKSTLSRLESGQRRPSLELLLPLATAYGVPLDDLVGAPEVGDPRVRLSPRPSRDGGTFVPLTRAPGPLQAYKLLIPDRGSEPDLRSHEGYEWLYVLDGRLRLVLGEHDLMLGPGEVAEWDTKVPHWFSSANGRPVEVLSLFGRQGERMHVRAKPRA; encoded by the coding sequence ATGGCGCGCATGGAACACCCCAGGCCCGAAAACGCCCGTCCCGGCGACCCCTCGCCCGCCGGGCCCGCACCCGCCGAGCCCTCGCCCCACCAGGCCGTACTGGACGAGGTCGGCCCCCGGCTCAGGCGGCTGCGGGCCCGGCGCGGGCTGAGTCTGTCCGGCCTCTCCGCGCGGACCGGCATCTCCAAGAGCACCCTGTCCCGCCTCGAATCGGGCCAGCGCCGCCCGAGCCTCGAACTCCTGCTCCCGCTCGCCACCGCGTACGGGGTGCCGCTGGACGATCTGGTGGGCGCGCCCGAGGTCGGCGACCCCCGCGTACGCCTGAGCCCGCGCCCCTCGCGGGACGGCGGCACGTTCGTCCCGCTGACCAGGGCGCCGGGCCCCCTCCAGGCGTACAAGCTCCTCATCCCCGACCGGGGAAGCGAGCCGGACCTGCGCTCGCACGAGGGGTATGAGTGGCTGTACGTCCTGGACGGCAGGCTGCGGCTCGTCCTCGGGGAGCACGACCTGATGCTCGGCCCCGGCGAGGTCGCGGAGTGGGACACCAAGGTGCCGCACTGGTTCAGCAGCGCGAACGGCCGCCCGGTGGAGGTGCTGAGCCTGTTCGGACGACAGGGCGAGCGCATGCACGTACGGGCGAAGCCGAGGGCTTGA
- a CDS encoding DUF4232 domain-containing protein, whose protein sequence is MRTNFRIAAAAATTLVAALALTACNGSDDAAAGDKPAAAASVPATGAPQTPAPGDTSGSTAGSGKGSGSGSGSGSGRGTGPGSAKHTGTGTGGSSGGKSANKPGSGGSSADAPCTGADVKLTATPVTRPLNHVLLTVTNTGKTLCNAYYAPAVSFSDDQQSPIAVDKDTTPQAVVSLSPGASAYAMVRTLGEDDGSEPQKSAHITVYFTGKDDKGSTGPAAYASLAKPVAVVNSQARVTYWQSDLSSIDAW, encoded by the coding sequence ATGCGTACCAACTTCCGTATCGCCGCCGCCGCGGCCACCACCCTCGTCGCCGCCCTCGCCCTGACCGCCTGCAACGGCTCGGACGACGCGGCGGCGGGCGACAAGCCGGCGGCCGCCGCCTCCGTCCCGGCCACGGGCGCCCCGCAGACACCGGCGCCGGGCGACACGTCCGGCAGCACGGCGGGCAGCGGCAAGGGCTCGGGGTCGGGCTCGGGGTCGGGCTCCGGCAGGGGGACGGGCCCTGGCTCTGCCAAGCACACCGGCACCGGCACCGGCGGCAGCTCGGGCGGCAAGTCCGCCAACAAGCCGGGGTCCGGCGGCAGTTCGGCCGACGCGCCCTGCACCGGCGCGGACGTGAAGCTGACCGCGACCCCGGTGACCCGCCCCCTCAACCACGTCCTCCTGACGGTCACCAACACCGGCAAGACCCTGTGCAACGCCTACTACGCGCCGGCGGTTTCCTTCTCCGACGACCAGCAGTCCCCGATCGCGGTGGACAAGGACACCACCCCGCAGGCCGTGGTCTCGCTGTCGCCCGGCGCCTCCGCGTACGCGATGGTCCGCACCCTGGGCGAGGACGACGGCAGCGAGCCGCAGAAGTCCGCGCACATCACGGTGTACTTCACCGGAAAGGACGACAAGGGCTCCACGGGCCCCGCCGCGTACGCCTCGCTCGCCAAGCCCGTGGCCGTCGTGAACAGCCAGGCCAGGGTCACCTACTGGCAGTCGGACCTGTCGTCGATCGACGCGTGGTAG
- a CDS encoding helix-turn-helix transcriptional regulator: MATTESEQFAVLLRELKDRSGRSYGVLAGRLHMSTSTLHRYCNGDAVPTEYAPVDRLARLCGASPEESVELHRRWIVADEARRRARGAGQPASAASAPSAPGATSAAGAAGAASAPEGTNTPDAASAPGAVSAPGVTDAAGVTDAPGAADAVNAPHVANAANAANPSSAVPEARPAGGPGRPGTGTDPGDGTGAGSGATRTPGPASANASASASAPASASAFSARPDADAAGDELPVVERAGAADARGGWLGRLVPGRPLARRTRLVLIGAAVVAVAVPVTAVAALTGRPDASETVADARTSASPATGGARTPETASPGAGRSASPSGAPSASASSSSSSSSSATPSAMSRSQHPPAAGTPVSVGVSSYDWDTPCGKFYLLDQKPTAVPPPPPNEQDRRSWSRALGGIDGGNLKLELTATGKGEDAVVITGINVRVVGREAPLNWSAYSMGSGCGGGVVPQSFDIDLDAPQPVSKPVAGHQGDAAVPAKDFPFKVSTHDPEVFDLDVHTEGHDVSWYLEVGWSSGERSGKVTVNDGGKPFRTSAVKGRPAFEYNTDTNAWDKLTQE; this comes from the coding sequence ATGGCGACAACTGAGTCCGAGCAGTTCGCGGTGCTGCTGCGGGAGTTGAAGGACCGCTCGGGGCGCAGCTACGGAGTCCTCGCGGGCAGACTCCACATGAGTACGTCCACGCTCCACCGGTACTGCAACGGGGACGCGGTCCCCACCGAGTACGCGCCCGTGGACCGGCTCGCCCGGCTGTGCGGCGCGAGCCCCGAGGAGTCCGTCGAACTGCACCGGCGCTGGATCGTCGCGGACGAGGCGCGACGCCGGGCCCGGGGCGCGGGCCAGCCGGCGAGTGCGGCGAGTGCGCCGAGTGCGCCAGGGGCGACCAGCGCGGCGGGCGCGGCGGGTGCGGCGAGTGCGCCGGAGGGAACGAACACGCCCGATGCGGCGAGTGCGCCGGGTGCGGTGAGCGCGCCGGGCGTGACGGACGCGGCAGGCGTGACGGACGCTCCGGGTGCGGCCGACGCGGTGAATGCGCCGCACGTCGCGAACGCGGCGAACGCGGCGAACCCCTCCAGCGCCGTGCCGGAGGCGCGTCCGGCGGGCGGGCCGGGCCGCCCCGGCACGGGGACCGACCCGGGTGACGGAACCGGTGCCGGTTCCGGGGCCACTCGTACGCCCGGTCCCGCGTCCGCGAACGCTTCCGCTTCCGCTTCCGCTCCTGCCTCCGCATCCGCCTTCTCCGCCCGGCCGGACGCCGACGCCGCCGGTGACGAGTTGCCCGTCGTGGAGCGCGCCGGGGCGGCCGACGCGCGGGGCGGGTGGCTGGGGCGGCTCGTTCCCGGGCGGCCCCTGGCCCGGCGGACCCGGCTCGTGCTCATCGGGGCGGCCGTCGTCGCCGTCGCCGTGCCGGTCACGGCAGTCGCGGCGCTAACCGGCAGGCCCGACGCGAGCGAGACCGTCGCCGATGCCAGGACCTCCGCGTCCCCGGCCACCGGCGGCGCGCGTACGCCCGAGACCGCGAGCCCGGGCGCGGGCAGGAGCGCGAGCCCGTCCGGCGCACCCTCCGCCTCCGCGTCGTCCTCCTCGTCCTCGTCCTCGTCCGCGACCCCGTCCGCCATGAGCCGGTCCCAGCACCCCCCGGCGGCGGGCACCCCGGTCAGCGTGGGCGTGAGCTCGTACGACTGGGACACGCCGTGCGGCAAGTTCTACCTGCTCGACCAGAAGCCCACCGCCGTGCCGCCGCCCCCGCCCAACGAGCAGGACCGGCGCTCCTGGTCGCGGGCGCTCGGCGGGATCGACGGCGGCAACCTCAAGCTGGAGCTGACCGCGACCGGCAAGGGCGAGGACGCGGTGGTGATCACCGGGATCAACGTGCGGGTGGTGGGGCGCGAGGCGCCGCTGAACTGGTCGGCGTACTCGATGGGTTCGGGGTGCGGCGGCGGTGTCGTGCCGCAGTCCTTCGACATCGACCTGGACGCGCCGCAGCCCGTCAGCAAGCCGGTCGCCGGTCACCAGGGCGACGCGGCCGTGCCGGCGAAGGACTTCCCCTTCAAGGTCTCCACGCACGACCCCGAGGTCTTCGACCTGGACGTGCACACCGAGGGGCACGACGTCAGCTGGTATCTGGAGGTCGGCTGGAGCAGCGGCGAGCGCTCCGGCAAGGTCACCGTGAACGACGGCGGCAAGCCGTTCCGCACCAGCGCGGTCAAGGGCCGGCCGGCGTTCGAGTACAACACGGACACCAACGCGTGGGACAAGCTGACTCAGGAATGA
- the argS gene encoding arginine--tRNA ligase, with translation MASVHSLASTVQQRLADALTAALPEAGSTDPLLRRSDRADFQANGILALAKKLKGNPRELATQVVERVEGDTIKDIEVSGPGFLNITLADRAIIDTLAARAADDRLGVPLKENPGVTVIDYAQPNVAKEMHVGHLRSAVIGDALRAMLDFTGEQTIGRHHIGDWGTQFGMLIQYLIENPGQLAPADEVDGEQAMSNLNRVYKASRAVFDADEEFKERARKRVVALQSGDRETLDLWQQFVDESKVYFNSVFGKLDMEVRDEEIVGESAYNDLMPETARLLEESGVAVRSEGALVVFFDDIRGKDDQPVPLIVQKADGGFGYAASDLSAIRNRVGELHATSLIYVVDVRQSLHFKMVFETARRAGWLGDEVTAHNMGYGTVLGADGKPFKTREGETVKLEDLLDEAAERATAVVREKAEKVGLSEEEIVENGRYVGIGAVKYADLSTSANRDYKFDLDQMVSLNGDTSVYLQYAYARIKSILRKAGATVPTARPELELAPAERALGLHLDAFGDTVFEASAEYAPHKVAAYLFQLASLFTTFYDQCPVLKADTEAQVENRLFLCDLTARTLNRGMALLGIRTPERL, from the coding sequence ATGGCCTCGGTCCATTCCCTCGCTTCCACTGTCCAGCAGCGCCTGGCGGACGCCCTCACGGCTGCCCTGCCGGAGGCCGGCTCCACCGACCCGCTGCTGCGCCGAAGCGACCGGGCCGACTTCCAGGCCAACGGGATCCTCGCCCTGGCCAAGAAACTCAAGGGCAACCCGCGTGAGCTCGCGACCCAGGTCGTCGAGCGGGTCGAGGGCGACACGATCAAGGACATCGAGGTCTCAGGCCCCGGCTTCCTCAACATCACGCTGGCCGACCGGGCGATCATCGACACCCTCGCCGCGCGCGCCGCCGACGACCGGCTCGGCGTGCCGCTGAAGGAGAACCCGGGCGTCACCGTCATCGACTACGCCCAGCCCAACGTGGCCAAGGAGATGCACGTCGGCCACCTGCGCTCGGCGGTGATCGGCGACGCGCTGCGCGCCATGCTCGACTTCACCGGCGAGCAGACGATCGGCCGCCACCACATCGGCGACTGGGGCACCCAGTTCGGCATGCTCATCCAGTACCTCATCGAGAACCCGGGCCAGCTGGCCCCGGCCGACGAGGTCGACGGCGAGCAGGCCATGTCGAACCTGAACCGGGTCTACAAGGCCTCGCGCGCGGTCTTCGACGCGGACGAGGAGTTCAAGGAGCGGGCCCGCAAGCGGGTCGTCGCGCTCCAGTCCGGCGACCGGGAGACCCTGGACCTGTGGCAGCAGTTCGTGGACGAGTCGAAGGTGTACTTCAACTCGGTCTTCGGCAAGCTCGACATGGAGGTGCGGGACGAGGAGATCGTCGGCGAGTCGGCGTACAACGACCTGATGCCGGAGACCGCCCGCCTCCTTGAGGAGTCCGGCGTCGCGGTGCGCTCCGAGGGCGCGCTCGTCGTGTTCTTCGACGACATCCGGGGCAAGGACGACCAGCCGGTCCCGCTGATCGTGCAGAAGGCCGACGGCGGCTTCGGCTACGCGGCCTCCGACCTCTCCGCGATCCGGAACCGCGTCGGCGAGCTGCACGCCACCTCGTTGATCTACGTCGTGGACGTGCGGCAGTCGCTGCACTTCAAGATGGTCTTCGAGACGGCGCGCAGGGCGGGCTGGCTCGGCGACGAGGTCACCGCGCACAACATGGGCTACGGCACCGTGCTCGGCGCCGACGGCAAGCCGTTCAAGACCCGCGAGGGCGAGACGGTCAAGCTGGAGGACCTGCTCGACGAGGCCGCCGAGCGGGCCACCGCCGTCGTGCGCGAGAAGGCCGAGAAGGTGGGCCTGAGCGAGGAGGAGATCGTCGAGAACGGCCGCTACGTCGGCATCGGCGCCGTGAAGTACGCGGACCTGTCGACCTCGGCGAACCGGGACTACAAGTTCGACCTGGACCAGATGGTGTCGCTCAACGGTGACACCTCGGTGTACCTCCAGTACGCCTACGCCCGGATCAAGTCGATCCTGCGGAAGGCCGGCGCCACCGTGCCCACCGCCCGTCCCGAGCTCGAACTCGCCCCGGCGGAGCGGGCGCTCGGCCTGCACCTCGACGCGTTCGGCGACACGGTCTTCGAGGCGTCGGCCGAGTACGCGCCGCACAAGGTGGCCGCGTACCTCTTCCAGCTGGCGTCGCTGTTCACGACCTTCTACGACCAGTGCCCGGTCCTCAAGGCCGACACCGAGGCGCAGGTCGAGAACCGGCTGTTCCTGTGCGACCTGACCGCGCGGACGCTGAACCGGGGCATGGCCCTGCTCGGCATCCGCACGCCCGAGCGCCTGTGA